ACCCGGAGTGACAGGAGGAACCGGTGAAACAGTTGTGCAGACGGAAACTGAGAAAACAACAGAGCAAACAGAACCGGGAGAGCATTCCCGGGGACTGTTTGAATGGATGAAAGGGAAGTTTCGATGATTTATCTGGAAAGTCCGTCCACAGATCCGACTTTTAATCTGGCACTGGAAGAATATGCCTTTGGACATCTGGATCCGCAGGAGGAGTATTTTATGCTTTGGAGAAACCGTCCTTCTGTGATCATCGGAAAGCATCAGAATGCACAGCAGGAAGTCAATCTCCTCTACGCAGAACAGCATCACATTCCCGTTGTCCGCCGTCTTTCCGGCGGGGGAGCTGTTTATCATGATCTGAACAATCTGAACTTTACGTTTATTGTGCGTGGTGCGGTACCGGAATTGTCCATGGAACGGTTTGCAGCGCCGCTGCTGGCAGCATGCCGGAGATTTGGCATTCAGGCAAGAATAGAAGGACGTAATGATGTGACGGCCGATGGCAGAAAATTTTCCGGCAATGCCCGGTATGTGGAGCGTGGCAGAACCATGCATCATGGAACGATCCTGTTGCAGACAGACCGGGAAACGATGGAACAGGTGCTTACGGTTTCTTCAGACAAGATCGAATCCAAAGGAATTGCCTCAGTAAAAAGCAGGGTAACCAGTCTGTCCTTATGTGCGGGTTATGTGATTGAACCGGATGTTTTCAGCGCAGTTCTGAGGGAAGAGGTATTCGGAACA
Above is a window of Oscillospiraceae bacterium NTUH-002-81 DNA encoding:
- a CDS encoding lipoate--protein ligase codes for the protein MDEREVSMIYLESPSTDPTFNLALEEYAFGHLDPQEEYFMLWRNRPSVIIGKHQNAQQEVNLLYAEQHHIPVVRRLSGGGAVYHDLNNLNFTFIVRGAVPELSMERFAAPLLAACRRFGIQARIEGRNDVTADGRKFSGNARYVERGRTMHHGTILLQTDRETMEQVLTVSSDKIESKGIASVKSRVTSLSLCAGYVIEPDVFSAVLREEVFGTDMPHQYMWTEEDLRQIELLKQNRYATWAWNVGTFPVYEVTRRRRIEGCGIVETSFSVLGGRISEITLRGDFMEFLPVSELEEQLLGCRIEPGELEAFLQTCRPEQYICGLTAHILARMLCGLL